In Ooceraea biroi isolate clonal line C1 chromosome 6, Obir_v5.4, whole genome shotgun sequence, the genomic stretch taagcatATTTGACTTCTGGGAACTATAAGGATCTCTTTCACACAAATGCTTGTTTAATTTTGCGTCTCAATCCTCATTTTCTCCAAGATTTTcgatttctttataaatattgtttttatgtttcatcAACTACAGTCATCATACCTAACTCATTTTCGCAGTCTTACTATTTCaacgtatttttttctcactttttttctttcatacgcgcacgcacacccccttccctccccccctctcacgcactctctctctctctctctctctctccttttccctctcttttccattatttctatcttcattgttttaataataacactGCAAACACTTGCAGGATTTCGCTCACCCTTTGCAGTAAGTTCATTCTCTttcgttaaaaaattaagacGGACGGTTAAATTTCacgcgtatttttatttttttatttttgtttgtcGGTGAGCCGATGTCCGCTGCTGAAGGCACAAGGCTTTGCACTAGAACTCGGTCACCTAGTCTAGCTCATTCGTCTATGATCTATTACCCAAACTTGAATTGACCGGAAAGTGCAATGCATACAAAAACATTTTGCGTTCGAATTTCGCTAAAAAAATGCGCACAGACTTTCCGGTAACGTAAAACTTTGTTTTACGAAcgaatacaaagttttgcgttttttGAACTTTGCTAAAAAAAAATCGGCACGGATTTTCCGGTCAATCCAATAGCATCGCACTCGTAATGTGAATCTATTTAAACCTCGAGCGGGATCGTGCAACGCATAtcggttaattaatatttattagtatgataaaattgaatttataacGAATCTCTTTAACAATTATGATTACGTACATTTTACCGTTGTTACAATCATtatatgtgaaaaatattcgaagctaaattatttctttttaaaaatattatctgtggtgtgtgtgtgtgtgtgtgtgtgtgtgtgtgtgcgcgcgcgcgcgcgcgcgcgtattctaataataataataataataataataataataataatagtgagAGTATATATAGTCGATATGCCTAATCACTATACTTAAGAATGCAACCGCTCGagaattaattcaattcaGATTTCTTTACTTTCGTTCTACGCCTAACACTTCCCTAAGTAATCAATTGCCGTCAGTTCCTCTCTCTCGGTCGATTATTTTCAGTACTTCCATTAGTTTGGTATGAAGGATGATCGATTCTATTCAAGCGTATCAAATATCGTCCTTCTTAATTATCCTTCTAGAAAATTTACTCTCTCTTTGATAAGATAGAGAAAACCGActtgaaaatttcatcgaaaatTGTAATGCAAATAATGGATAATCCAAAATCACGAATAATGTCCAAATAATTCTGAAATCTTAATTCTTTGCATTTTCATCAATTTCCAAATCATTaactttttcaaataatatatgaaatagataataacaatatataatagataacagatatatatatatatatatataaaatagataataacaataatagacAACAGATACGATACGCAGTGAGCTGTTACGATATTTGCCGCACAATTTTCGACTGAATCTTTCATTGAATTCAAAGTCGATTTCCTCtatatatttacttaaaatctgcatgcacgcacgcacgcacgcgcatacatacatacacacacacgcacgcacgcgcaatGTTTCAGGATCCCTGTGACAAACTTGTAGGGCCTCGCCGAGAGGATCATTCTTTTGTCAAGCAACCTATCTTTTTTGATGTATCCTTAAGAAGTTAGTACGTCGCGTTACTTGAAGCGTACCAGACACCTAGGCAAACTTTCCTGCGCGACGTCCAATTAGTAATGTCACTCATGTCATGCATTCTCAGATAGATCTCCTTCTCGATGatgcttttttttttaatttttatttgagacATTTTACAGGAGATATTATTGGAGTTGGGTAGTAACTagttaaatagttaaaaagttattaacttaAGACTTAAGAGACCAATCACAGTCGAGAACCTAAACAGCgattttaaaaacttaaaacttgaaaaatgcCACAAGGATGAAATTCTTATGTGTTAAATCCTACGGCTGACCAATCGCAAACGTTCTTGCATCATGTTCTACTAATTCAAATGTGTCAGCTGCcaaaagaaagttttaattaggAGATTATGCCGTAACACATTCAACGAGCCGGCATTGAAAAATGGACCACTGTTCGCTGGGTGAGGCGCCCAAAGGGTTGTCTATTTATGACGCGCGAAAATCTTCAAAGGCGTGTCAGAGGACGTGAGTTACTTGACGAAAAGTGATCTTCTCAACGAGATCTACCACCTTTCCGAGTTTGTCACTAGAATTTTAAAACACTATACATTTCCGTTTccttaataaaacaaaaatattgtgtttCCCCATGAAACGATTAATTGGAGTGTTTTATGTCTGATAAACTGATCGAAAAAcatctttatatctttatatcttttgCAGATGTCGTTATattttctcgcatatctttgCAGGACGTCCCGTACATTCCTTTTCTATTAAAACCACAAAAATGTTTCTGTAAAAATGTCTGCACTTGTgagtttattgaaaatttatacaaaacagAAAACATTTGCACAAACGTTTTACGTTGCTTCCTTTACCtattcgtaaaatttatatttctataagaatataatataaatgaaaaatttccatATACTTGAGTAACGTTATTATTTTCGTTACgtctttatatgtattataaatgcaataatGCATCCcttaaaatatgttttgtgTCAAAATAATCTTCCTCTTGCTGTTCCTCTTGGGGACGCCCTATGTACACGTCACAGAGAGATTACGTCGCCAAGCAAAAATATTCGAACGATTTCAAGGAATCCGCTATCCCGCTACAGATCTTCCTCAATCTTTCTATTCTCCGATTTTCGCTGCAAGCTCGATcctttcctccttctctttcacacacgcacacacacggccacgcgcgcgtatatacatCTATTTcatcatgtacatatatatgcacgcatgcacacaaATATACACGTCCACTTTCCTCCTATCTCTGGTATAAACAATGTATATGCTAGTAAGATATATTATGCTGTATGCGTATGTATGATATAGATCCTATTGTACTGTTATGTATATCTCGTATctggtttttttttaaactttgcGTTCAAATCATGCGACGCTGCTCAACAGCACTCGCACTGCTTTATACTTATGAACTTCATTTTTGCCTTGATTTTTCTTCTATGATCAAAACCAGGGAGAATGCTATATTATCGATGACTAAAGACTCCTCGATCCTCGAACTTGTTTATTTGCAAGCGATattttttcgattatttaaataattttccctTCGTCTCTCGTCAAGATTTATCTATACATATCCTCGTCCTCTATTCCTCTTGCCTGAAACTAAGCCGCGTTTATCCGCTATCTCCATCTCCTTATGAGTGGCGAATACTGATTCGccaatatattcaatatatcaattgtttatcatataatacattacatttacatatcAATTGTATAAGGATGTATCCGGGTAGGGGACATAGCGACAAAATGTAAATTGCAGGTAGCTTTCTTTGTATAGCTTCATTTTCTGTACTGTTCTCTATGTATCACAGCCTGGGCCGCGCCACTGCCTTTCTCTAGCAACTGCGTATAATCCTTTGCCTTATTCCCGCTTATACTCGAAACGTGTGCTTTTATAGCGTTTCCGTAGCGTTCGAGGCTTTCTCTCGTCATTTCTTCTTCCTGAACCGGAAACAATTGACGCAAGTAACAAGATTCTATACTCACGATTGTAGAAACTGGAAAAAATACCAGCACAATTGGGTATTATCATAATACATGGTTTCCCCTCGATTGAAATAGCCtcttaataacgaatattaaAATGCGAAGATTACAGATTGTTGACTCTAGTTAGATCAAGAATTTCACATATTATATCATGTTTAACAGCATCAAGTTTTCAATTTCCTTCGTCCTTTGTTTCATGCATCTACAGTATAAACCTTTATGTACCTTCTTCTTATCAcgaatatatttaatcgcgTGTATCCGCCCTCGAACGATTTTTATTCAATCATTTTCGCACGCTCTGGACTCTTGGTTTACACAGCTTCACAATCTGTACATTTAAACAACGAAACGTTTTCGCCAAGATTTTTTTCCCCACGCGAGTAGTGTGAGACTAGCTTATTTGCGTTCAGATTTACAAACTATGTAAAGATCCTGTTCAGGACGATATCTAGAGACGGTCGATTATCGAGAAAGCACAGGTGACCAATAATGAATCTAAATCGGCGTCTGATACAATGTGTTGACTTGCGATGGTGAGGCAGTGGCATAGTGGTGCACTAGTATGAGAGTTGCGCAGGCCGTTTTCCACGTCCATGCGTCTTATCGACGccgatgctgctgctgctgctgctgctgctgctgctgttgctgctgctgctgctgcgacgTCAAAGTTTATTTTAGCCGACCGGCGCGATCGCCGTTGATCGGCGTTCGGGAAACTAGGGCATCACATCCCAGATTTCGGCAAGGAAAACTGGCAGCTTCTTATTCTTAAACTTCAAGTTCAAGCACATTTCACTGTTCTGATTGCCGAGGGTTCTCAGCTCGGTCAAAACCGACAGGAGCTTAGCGAAAATCGTACCGGACTTCGGTCGACGACGATTATCAACGTACGATTTCAGCGTTTTCAAATAGATTTCTTGAAGTTTCTCGACTTTCTTGGTTTCCAATAAATTCGGTCTCTCTGTAAAGtacaataatcattatttaaacaaattgcaATTAACATTTGCGATAAAAGATTGacatgtttattttttttttgtaataaaggtTCAATTTCTTCACTAAAGCACCGATTTAATTTTCGtatctaatataatttataagacTAGCCTTACagacacatatatatatttccttcgataaaaataaaataaatataacattttttgataaaaataaaaggcCGAATAAACATCCGAAGGAACTTTCTGATCAATTCAAcctgtacatgtatgtacagGGTGCTCCTGTTTTATTAAATGACCAAACTTATAATATGAATTTAGGGCCTCGAAACAAGGAAAGATAAAAACTTCTTTGCAATAAGATTTCTTactaatctttaattattattaattattaataatattaaatatagtaataataactgAAACAATATCCAGAATACGTATTGTAGTTCTAGCTATTATAACGCAACGTAGAATTCGCTATAATGTAGCTAAAATTACACTAAAAATATTGTTGTCATCGAAACTTactgtaaattataattaaattatagtaaTGGTAACTATTTTATTCTGTCTGCTTATAGAATGCGGTTACACATTTTATTGAACGACACTACAAATTAACTTTCAGATTTTAGAACTAAAAAATCGTATtaggtatttattaaaaatgattaatatttcaatattttattcagaaaaattgcaattgtaGTGATTGCTGTATGGTCGTAGAATAGAATTTGGTCATAGTGAAATATAATTACCCTTACGTACGGACCTGAAAAAATGACGATAGCAGTGAGCAAAGCGTATTCGGCATTATTGACCCGCATGGCATACATCTGCCGGCAGAATCGCAGAAGATCCTCGATAGTTTCCCCCATCCCGGCGACGTTATAACTGTCGCGCGTGTAGGGCTGATTGTTGGCGAAGATGATACTGTCGGTTTGCACGTCGTACTTTCTTGCCATCCGCAGCATCATCACCTCGCTGGAACATGCTTTTAATAGAGTGATCTGATCCTCGCGCATCAGCTCGTTGAAGCCTGGCAGTCTCTTGGAAAATTCAACGATTAACTGAACGGTCAGAATTGTAATCTCGGTGATGTGCCTGAAGCTGTAGTCACTCGGGTCCTCACCTTCCAACGGTTGATTCTGAAACGCAAAGATCAAATgcaataattttcgtttaatcaaataaaatttaagaaaatttatttaataaaattgtgtcaaataaaattttttaaattcagttCTGCTTTATAGGACATAaacaattgaaatttattttccacaAGTCGGATCTTTAATCTGTATAGAATATATGTCGTTAACACGTTGAGTGCCGCGCCAATTTCACGTGACTTTCTGATCAGGCCACCGGTGGGTCACGTTATTGCGTTCATTGCATATGTTTATAAGATATGATAATCTAGCGAATTAAAAACGTATTACGCCTCGCGAGCTGACGATGGCCCACGATACAATAATTGTGTTATACGTTAAATTTGCCATATAAGTAAAGGTGTAATTAAAAGTTCAGTCAAAAAATAGTTTACCTAAGAATGTTAATTTTGGAGATTAAAGGTATATTTTAAGTGTAAAGgatattattttgaattagcttaaataaatcatacttataatattaatttacaaaattaatctatCAAAATTCAATTTGAATCGTTTTTCTTCCATCGAAAGTTATAAACACTTAAACTTTAAAGTAGAGTCTATTCCACCTAATGATAAAaccataaattaaataaaacactatatagtttttctgtttttctacTGTATTAAATGTTCGAACTGTTGACCATTcgcatttaaacatttattccaaataataaaaataaaactattttgtcACATTTTATACGGATAAAATTCCTGTGCACCTAGGCATTACTTTTGTTGTAAAGTCCTGTGCTTCAAAGAGTTAATTAGAATACAATGTCAGGTAGAAAAACTCAAAAACATCAGTTATGGTAACTTAATCATCTGCCTAAACTATggatatattatttcaaattttctttcaagtttcaattttttctatGAGGAAGTAAAACATGTAAAAGTGATGTAAAGTTCTGTCATACTTCACAGCATGATCGTTCGTGTCAAAATATCCGTTCTGTAACTGAAAAGAAAGAGTTTATAAAAACAACCGCATATGTAGCGACTGCTATTGGATGAGTCAAAAAGTTTGGCTCGATTTTTgtgtcaaattttattttattgcattcagcAGAAACGAAGTATTCTTCAACCAAGTAATCGCCATCATTGTCTACGATTCTTCGAATTTGTAATGATTAAATTGATGATTTAAATCGTCATCAACGCTAAAATGGAATAttcaataacaatataaattgaatCATAAACTGAAGCAAGCAGTGGATCAACAACAATCATCAATAGCGATTAAAGATGCAAAGTGATTTTGTTCCACGATAATGTCCGGCCACGTACCGCTTTGCCAATCAGGCAAACATTACTGGAACTCGAATGGAAAATCTTACCCCACCTTGCGTGTTCTCACATTGCACcttctgatttttatttgtttaattttctatttatttgtttagttttatttatttatttttctgatttttattttattgttccGATCGATGTAATATGTCCTTGAAGATATaaacttttgtaattttgAACAAATTCAACAATAGTTTAACGAATGGAAATAAGATAGACAGAAATTTTAGCAACAACTAGTGACAGGAGCAGGATCAATGTTATGTGAGCAACACCCAAACGTCACTCTTGTCGAAACAAACCTGCTAAATTATtggaagaaaaacaaaaaatatttgtttacttTTTTTCACGCTCTCTATCTGTATATTAatgaatgttattaaaaaatgaaaaataaggCACGTACGGTAATTCTTTTTAAGTCTTCCTCGCTCGGTTGCTCGAATTCGCACTGAAAAGACACCAGCCTATTTATCAGTTCCTCCTGTTCAGGACTAATGGGCTTAACGCAAGCGTAAGAACTGACAGGAGTGAGAATGCCACTACTTCCGGACATAGACAACGATTCAGCTTCCGCTGGCTCAATTTTCACGCCCATTGGTTCGCCCATCCCGGCACTGCCTGGTGAACCGTTCATCGTTGTACTGTTCGGCTTGTCTTTTTCCTGCAGCGAAACATAAAAGAAGATATGAAGCTTAGTGATCAAAAAACTCATCAAtcttaaaaattgtttatgtaaacatCATCAACCAATCTCGAAAATAGTTTGTATCTTTAGAATTAAAGTATCTGCTGCTTCCACGTTGTATccttaaattttgtattccGATTAAAAGATGCATGCAAACacaaaaacatgaaaaatgtaataatctatatttaaaaatcatatttaacGAAGGtaaatataatctatataatacaaaaaagttattttttcaaaacaagTAAAACAGGAAATGTCAAGTACACGCACTGaggattatttaaatttattttgtctCAAAAAAGGTGATATCAGAAATTTAcaccaattaaaaaaatatttaatacaaaacaaCGGCGCTGCCGTTCAATAACATGTAAATTACTATAATAGTAACttggtgttttttttttcttttatttttgtaaaaaagtaattttttagaaatatcaAGTCTAGTTTTAGTATAATAGAAATCATTGATTCAGGCGTTATGCAGATACAATAATTGTGCTTTCGCTTAATTTGGGATTTTGTCTAAATACACACAATGCTGTTTGTCTGCTTTTTGCCGTTTGTTGTATTCCCGCGAGAATCTGATTTAAAGaggaatttaaaattatttaatttggaaataaatattgtatattcaaTTTTGACTAAActtaatcaatatttaattaaaataaatatttttcctattttatcaaaaattagggtccacataaatttttgagataaagcgcaataaatatattattatgctttatCTCAATATTATCATgctattaaaacatttgtaaacttttacaatatatagttacaatatatattgatattcaAGTACTCGACACAAATACCATTAACTTAACTAAACTTAATGAGAATAAGTTAAGTATACAATTTGTGTGtgtaaatatattcataaaatgttcaacaattgttttatattgaaatatatttaagataacgaaaattataaatttaagtaaCGAAAACtgaagtaataaaaaagattaatttttacaagatttaatctacataatttatacagtcattgaaaagaaattaatagattcaattaaataatttcatcccCAAGAGATAATTGTCgattacttattattactatttcgtgtttctttttccaataaaatttaatttcattataatttgaagcaattttattttgtatttctatCTTAATCTCTATTTGTTACATTGGTCTTAAACTTTTTCACGGTAGTGTATACGTGAACCTAAAAGAGACAGTCTATTATATAGAGataatcgaaaattaaataaaaatatgaaaatttgatCAAAAGTATTGTGCACGGAAAAGATAGAAActtatattacttattactaaaataaaagagagcacataaaatatatttgaaagtcttatatacatattgtatattttccttGATTGTTAGCCATGTACTTTTAGATCATTcactttttgatatattgtttaaaaaacattttgttcgaaaacgtttaaatatattattttatctgtaTTTCCATTATATGTGAACATgtacaagatttttaaccCCTGTATTATTTATGTACGCATGTACACGTATATAGAGTTTGAGTGCTTTTGTGACGtttgatacatttttttatctaataagtttgtatttcaaaatataatacattttattcaatttatataattattgtaagaaTTGGGAGATAAGTCGATAAACAGGATAATAATAGTagattgataatataaatagatgAAAGGCGTTCGTTACTGGACCTTCATGGAGTGAAgattaaagagaaaagaataatttattattcttatttattcgtAACGAAactaaaaagataataaagtgATAGACAGTTTGCTGTGCACATCCTTGTGCCCTGTGCACTAAATAACATCCTTTGTTCAATTGCTTTAACAACGGCGTAAATAACGATAGCAGAATTAGTAGCAAAGAGAAATACTTCGAGAGGGCAATAGCGAAAAAGAATCatacttaaaaaatttttatttgaacagAGCATTTTTGGACGTTTTATTAGCTCTTATATCTTTCGGATCTTATATCTTTCTGTTTTAGTTTTTGACACCTTAATATTTATGGAtgtaaagaggaaaaagagaaaaggcaTTATCACATTAAAAGCCAAGATTTGAAAATGGATAAGCTCTCAAGAAAGCAACATTAAGCaattaatagaaatagaaatgatACTTTTGCGACGTACCTTTTGtgcttttttctcctttcttttgaCTGCGCATTGATACTCGGGCACGACACATTCCGGTCTCATGCCGACCGTCAGGCACTTCTTCAATCTGCACTCTTGGCACTTGCGGCGCATATACATATCGATTTCGCAGCCGTTGCCGTACTTGCACTGGTACACGGCGTTTCTAGTGATGCTACGTCTAAAGAAACCTTTGCAGCCTTCACATGTCAGGGCATTGTAGTGGTAACCGGACGCACGATCGCCGCATACAAGACATAATTCTTCTTGCTGCCGAGGCGTCGgtcctttccttttcttcgcgTCGCATCCTTCGCTATTGCCGCTTCCATTCCCGCTACCACCGCTACCTCCGCCACCGCTATTGTTACTGCCACCACCTCCAGAATTACCGCCGTAGCCGTTTATCGAACTTGGCTGAGACAATTCGTCTCTACCTAAAATCAAAATACAGTTGTTGGAcaacattttacataaatttcttGCGTGCTTCAGGCATAACAATGATAGGGAATAATTATTGGCAAagcaaaacaataaaattaaataagaaatagaacaaaaaaaagaatgaaattcGATATCacgatgaaattaaataatataaaataataaatatgcaaaaataacgagatatacttttcaataaattgatGACAAACAAgagttaatattaatcatttttttatgtttaatataatcagtgtcataaataattgaagaattttataCGGATGATTTGcgaatacataataataaatttcaattgaGTTGAAATTACATCGATTTCAATTCTTAATTTGAATGTTTGATAGGACAAAGTGATGcaataaataactaaataaatatacatatatcaaagtaaatatttttgataattatgcatgtataatttataaatgattaaacTCCACTTTGGTTAATCttaaaacgttaaaaaatttacaatctTAATAGATTTGGTAGAACTGTTACCAGTGAATAAGTTTCAAGATTTAACTAATGCTCCATTatttactaaaatgttattggtaaacaaaattaagtcaaaagaatgtaaatttttaacaacCTATACGTAAAATCAATACCTTCGTAGGGACAAAGGAAAATTTCTCTCCAATTTATGTGGACAGACTGCAATGGATCGTATAAACACTTGTGAGGCATAAATGTAAtgggaaaatattaataacaatttataaagttaatatattttattataaaattattgcattttattgcattcaacgtctattatttctataatttcttaAGAAGTAGGGAGTAATAAGCTAcaattttttccaaattatcacGATTATAACATGTTAATATCAAATAAGTTGGTGTTTTTCAGTCTTTGAACTATTAAGCTACATAATCATGTCTTCCATCAAAAGTTGGTATGAGCGAAGACAGATTATGTATCCTTATGCGAGTTGATGATAGGAATCATCAATAGCTAAAAtgtgcattatttattaaaaatgactaaaacaagaaattaaaaaaggtaatataataatatcttttcaattaaacaatatcttttcaattaaataaattccaaTAAAAGCTGCAATATTAGGAAATCATTCTAAttacagataaaatatattataagtattttaCTGCAATATTTGTGCATCGAAAACATTTTCtactaaaaatatatcgagcaataatgcaatgaaaaaattaaatcagtattgcattttattttaatatttgtatgtacatatgcactttaataaaaattcaaaatagaaaaatattacaagaatattaaaattgaaaaacaatatatacaatctCGGTTAAAATTGGCTTCCTAAGTTATGAAAAAGATTATCTCAATTTACACACGAGAGTACCTATATAcaatatagtaaaatatatatttttttaatataagaagTAGAAAGTTTTTCAATCGAAAAAAAGCGCTGCTGAATAACATGCATTGTTATAATCAACGTCACGCATTTTATCACActtattgttttaaatatttgtcacttttataatatatttataaatttatgcgtatatctttatcattaattgttttaaacaattataattaataataattattattatttatgagtttAAATTCAATAACAAGTTTTTTTGAGAgtaagatttaattattattattattataaaaacaccTGTTTTaggtaattattatattttacagaaGAGTCAGcttcaatgaccttgaccctGACACATGTTGTTTATATGACAATCCTGAACAACTTCTAAAagattttttgttattgtaaacttattttgttaataacttcttTACTAAATACCTAGTGCCAGTCAAAACTTTTTGGTGGCTACTCAGGGTTGTGAACTCGATAATATaggtcaaggtcaaggtcaaggtcaaaatcaaggtcaaggtcattggggCTACCTCCTCCATAATAagtaattacatataaatattttataatcatgaTATTGTAGATTATGCGTTTTCATGTATATGTGAATCAAGATAACTTTTCccatacttttttaaaatacatatacataaataacaaaatattataataataatgatttactttttttattaatggttttattaacaattcattttatttgtacTTGGTACTATTTCCTGACATTATAACTTTTTGTAAGAAACTTTCTTCAACacgagtaataaaataaaatccaatTATATTACAACTTAACCAAaacttattttctaatatcatagatttcaattgttttattgaaataatatccaCGTCCGCTCacctttttatattttcttgaaaaaccAATTTCTAATAGGTATCATATCGTTTTCAATATACACATTAAAGGTTTcgaaattgatatatatatatatatatatatatatatatatatatcatataagtatatgagagaaagaaacaaagaaaaatgtttcattctCATTTTCACTATATTTTACCATTTTATCACACTACGATGATCCTCTTTGTTCG encodes the following:
- the LOC105287167 gene encoding ecdysone receptor isoform X1 codes for the protein MTTVTSSMDISGDSNMDTANDGPATTGVSTIASVVANAASLTLIKAERPDHLAGSSTSPATVTTVTGGTISTGSGLFVNTANNTKTTRSDDWLATNSPGSPQSSLQNQHVVYTSSQQQLAEQQQSSIAHSSPLAHQQQQISNNGYASPMSTSSYDPYSPNGKIGRDELSQPSSINGYGGNSGGGGSNNSGGGGSGGSGNGSGNSEGCDAKKRKGPTPRQQEELCLVCGDRASGYHYNALTCEGCKGFFRRSITRNAVYQCKYGNGCEIDMYMRRKCQECRLKKCLTVGMRPECVVPEYQCAVKRKEKKAQKEKDKPNSTTMNGSPGSAGMGEPMGVKIEPAEAESLSMSGSSGILTPVSSYACVKPISPEQEELINRLVSFQCEFEQPSEEDLKRITNQPLEGEDPSDYSFRHITEITILTVQLIVEFSKRLPGFNELMREDQITLLKACSSEVMMLRMARKYDVQTDSIIFANNQPYTRDSYNVAGMGETIEDLLRFCRQMYAMRVNNAEYALLTAIVIFSERPNLLETKKVEKLQEIYLKTLKSYVDNRRRPKSGTIFAKLLSVLTELRTLGNQNSEMCLNLKFKNKKLPVFLAEIWDVMP
- the LOC105287167 gene encoding ecdysone receptor isoform X2, whose protein sequence is MLQTMPRVSVAGLRRRWGNKHNGNLQESSPEVSSTDTFSSNFQVNSGSMREEDLQLWDLDLHRGLRTQSNTDHYRAITTNSSELSNNDRPTSPFSISTQGRDELSQPSSINGYGGNSGGGGSNNSGGGGSGGSGNGSGNSEGCDAKKRKGPTPRQQEELCLVCGDRASGYHYNALTCEGCKGFFRRSITRNAVYQCKYGNGCEIDMYMRRKCQECRLKKCLTVGMRPECVVPEYQCAVKRKEKKAQKEKDKPNSTTMNGSPGSAGMGEPMGVKIEPAEAESLSMSGSSGILTPVSSYACVKPISPEQEELINRLVSFQCEFEQPSEEDLKRITNQPLEGEDPSDYSFRHITEITILTVQLIVEFSKRLPGFNELMREDQITLLKACSSEVMMLRMARKYDVQTDSIIFANNQPYTRDSYNVAGMGETIEDLLRFCRQMYAMRVNNAEYALLTAIVIFSERPNLLETKKVEKLQEIYLKTLKSYVDNRRRPKSGTIFAKLLSVLTELRTLGNQNSEMCLNLKFKNKKLPVFLAEIWDVMP